In the genome of Candida dubliniensis CD36 chromosome 3, complete sequence, the window TAGTTACACGATAGGCTGGCATGGTCATACTGTTTCTTATCTTTTGTACATTTCTTTCGGATTCATTCGACACCTTCTGCTTTTTGGCATATTTTTCTTGTGGTGGGATAAATACACTTGCTTCCTTTCTCTTCAATACAGGGTTAgatgaattcaaaaatcCAGGATAAGCTTGTGTAACACATTTCCTTTCATCGGCATCAGTTAATAGCTTTCTCCAGACTTCGTTTCTGGATAAAGATTCCTTGTTACCTAATATCCAGAGAGTGGTCTTTGCACGAGTAAGGGCCACGTTCATACGACGCACATCACTCAAAAACCCGACATTTCCTGTTGCACTGGCTCTAACACAAGACATAATTATaatctctttttcttgacCTTGGAACCCATCGACAGTGTTAAAATCGATTTCATCTAAAATGGGTTTCCCGTATTTTCTAACGAAAActtctttgatttttcgAATTTGCTCTTTATATGGAGAAATTATCCCCACATTCCCACTAAATTTGTCTTGTGGTATTATTTGCATCAATTTATCAGTCAACTGCAAGGCAACCATTGCTTCATCAGTGTTGAAAAGAGACCTGGTCAACTCATTTTTCTCGTGTTTACCCAAAATGTCAAAAAACCTATACGGTGTGAGTGGCGGATCCTTGTGCCATGGCCTTGTGTTCAATTCAAGCATATTGTCACCATCTTTTAACTTGGAGTTATAGAACTCAGAACTTGGGAATTTTGAGATCATTGGATGCATTCTGTATTGCACATCCAACATATAAACCGAGTCTGGGTGGTTCTTTTGCATTCTTACAAACAAACTTTGTTCGTAATTATAGGAAGCCGCAGCTTGTGATAACACTGTTGGTGGCAATTGGTTTGGATCTCCCACCATGATACATTTTCTGCAGCCATATCTAAGAGGAATAATAGCCGATAATTCCAAACACTGACAGGCTTCATCAATGATTACTTGGTCAAACTGCACAGAAAGATTAGCAACCAAATCGTGCGCTGATCCTGATAAAGTCGAACAAAGCACTTGTGCTTCTGAAAGAATTCGGGCTTGTATGTTTCTTCTATTAATTTCTTTGGTTCTATTAGCTATCGAGGCCTTTTCCCTTTGCTCGTCTAATTTCTTTGCCAACTCGCTTCTCTTTTTATTAATGGCACGAATCTTTTCTTCCAATTCGGTGATATCTTTGTCTTCCAAACTTTCAGTGGCGAGTCTTTTCCGCAATTCGTCTCTTTCGTTAATACATTTGGTGTGTTCTAAACGAATATTCGGATCAATTACTACTTCAGTTTGTTTTGTCTGTAACTCTTTATCAACTAATTCTTCCAAGGTCAAATCCCTTActgatgaattgattgcATCACTTCTTCCTAATCGTACTACCTTAAGTGGCATATGTTCCCCTGACGAGTTTCGAACACCGTCTCTCAATCTTAATACTAACTCATCAACTGCAGCATTACTTGGTGcacaaatcaatattttggCTTTGTCAGACGGAGCAGGACTAGAACCTGATTCAGATATATCAATCAccttcttgtttttttcttgagaCAACGAATACCCAACAATCCCTAAAATAGTTTTCGTTTTACCCGTACCAGGAGGACCTTGAATCAATGAGAACCCTTCACTCTTAAAAGTACCCATAATTGCACGAGCTTGTGAATCATTTACATGATAGATTTTACGCATCTTTTCAGCATCTTCCTCTTCAATCTCAATGGGTTTGTTTGGGGTTGCCAGAATGATTGAATCGGCTAAATCATAATATTGCAACCCTTTCAAAGAGGAAAACTCTCTCTCAATCGTAATCATTTGCATCACTTTCATTCCAGTAACAACTGACTTTGGTGTCAACGCTCCCATCATTGGCCCACTTGGATAAACTCTTAAAATAACATCACAGTAATCCGAGTTGGTGTATTTCGTATCCTGGACTTTTGCCAAACAAGTCATTGTGTCCTCTGCTTTTATATAGCGTCTAATTTCTGCTTCATGTTGAAGTGATTCGTTTTTCAATGCAAGCACAACCAAATCAGAATCTCCTATTCTCCTATCTTGTAACACCGCTTTTTCCATGGATGCAAAAACGTCAAAGAATCCATCTACCAGTGTTCTACTTCCAATCAATAGTTCAAAAGGTTTCTCATCTACCGTCAATTTTGCTGACTGCATAGCCAGCCAACATTCCAACATTAGTAATGGCTCCGTCACCTGGACATACTCTTTAACATCCTTGTATGTATCCTTGATCTCTTGATATATGGATTTATCTTTGCTGGGAAAATCGCTCTTTGAATTATAATTCCATCTAAGGACAGATAAATACAAAGGTTTCAAATTCACATTCAATCTCAACCTCATTCTCTCTTTGGCCATTTTGGCTTCGTCtatttgttttcttcttttttgaagATTATTTCTATCAATAGTTTTCAAGTTCATATCCACTTCTGTGATTTTGGCAATCTTTTTAGCTTTACCTTCCACAAACAAGTCAGTCAAATCTGTATCTGATTCATCCTCAGAAGAAGACTCCGAGTCAGCTgctgttttctttttcaaggCATGTAATGGCCTTCCAATAGCAACTGATGGAGCTGAAGGTGGTGATTTCTTTGAATTGAAGCCAGCTGGTCTAGGAGGTGCTGGGTTAATGTGACTTTTTGGCGGACCAGAAATGGAGGATCTTGATTGTTGTAACTTTTGACGAATCAGATTTAGATTTTGAGTACCTTTTACCTCTTTTGGAGCTGGAGCAACGGGTGCTTTATTTGTGAAAGAAACAAACCCTTCCAAAGTCTGTTGCCTTTTATTTGTTCTCTTTGCAAACTCCTCTGGTCGGAGTTCTTGGATTTCATCATCTATTGGTTGTAATTTGGGCTCAACCTTAGCTCTAGCCTGAGCATACTTCTGCTCACTTTCTTTTCCCTCCATTGTTTCGACTAAAACTTCATTTAATTCTCTGGCTTTtgtcatcaacatcattcTTTGCGACTCAGACAACTTATTATTGTAACCTTTCACTTTTTTAGAATATTTCCATAACTGTTCAACAAACTGATCTTGAACtttaaaattttcttcAGAAGCCAAATCAAAACCTTTGATGACTAACGCAACACAGGAATTTAAAAGGGAGAGATCCCCAAGCTTCAACCAAACAATTATATGTTGGAAAGCATTCATAAAACTCTCAAAGAATTCATACAGTATATCCTTGTTTGTCTGTTCCTTGATTGTGTCTACAATAAACCTGAAAGAATCTAAAAGCAAATGACTCAAGTCTAACGTGTCTCTTGCAAACTCAAGCAACTCGTCAAGATGAAACTGGCCGGCCCACACAAATGTTTCCTGGAATAccataattaaaaatttccagcagtttttccaaaatgaGATAATTTCACTTTCGCAATTAGTAGTAGAAGATAATAACAGTGAATCAACTGGGTCTGCTAAAGCTTTGATTATATCCATTACAATTCTAATAGCTTTAGGGGTTGGTTCATAGCATGCCAAATTTGTCAAGTTAGCcaaattaatattgatagaCACTAAAGACagtttcaaattgtttgaGAAACATTCCTGGAAAGTTTCCAATCTACCACTGGCATTATACACTTCATTCATGAAATCCAATGCAGCTTGACTAATCAAAGGGGTGAAAATACAACCCCATACAGACTCAGCACAATCAAGGTCATTGATAATCTGCTTGATATTTTCTGGATCACAAAGACTAAAACtagaaaaaatttgattttgtaaatCACATATGGCTTCCATACCCTTATTATGTTGAGTTTTAGCACTTGCTAAATCCTTATTTGCCTGGTTGTACTTGATCTCGTTAAAGTTAATTGCCATAGGCATTAAACGCAAACACTGTATAACCACTTTCACCAAACCAATGTTGGTGTATAGTTTCAGTTTTAAAATAGCACTCCAAAAAAATGGGAAAGTGTCGAACATATTTGGTATTTCACCTTTCAGCAACAAATATGAATTCTTTACCAAAATTAAGACATCATATTTCAAGCATCTACAAACTAAGTCCATAGCATCAGC includes:
- a CDS encoding helicase, putative (Similar to S. cerevisiae SEN1;~In S. cerevisiae: putative helicase required for RNA polymerase II transcription termination and processing of RNAs; homolog of Senataxin which causes Ataxia-Oculomotor Apraxia 2 and a dominant form of amyotrophic lateral sclerosis) — its product is MSHTVTPQSGVETDKPPEHDSLVRLITQSLSEPGNSPTHETAIKHTIEYLRKYKNNPHWFCNRYMYSIACYSLILFSFPNNAVLEELKPDIAKSLSKCTSCLRAFAIAKTQLRSGFITNKKTPIANVNQFINAITSWEATLVQPCLNLVYNNLETIEKVQAQLHLCRDWFMVNPDLLRHYKDNKEKFAHIVRVLRAKDELPTSPALLAGLVYLLFEGSGEEKLWAFEWMKHLSQQKIIYNKRSLEEPVVKEFSIHLYRIQDSKYFNDGTAIKFWEIVYNILDFMDDEAFILRVNTPKDIRAMSEHTNLKLYSAISVLCNSLMSNLTAPLPVLLKVFTKLLNRLGSKLYSHTMPLTPIALLSGILGNPEYSKQLILSASEKSSLNDFSFQDFISWIFLFIESLNGSQRQNACMKIGPYLLRQGKGYTSSTNDLRSQRVTNLRELGVKIFAGIFPATVVEMNPKDPKLSVEIMSFRDVRAALEYEAGAILSCAMNSPPCADAMDLVCRCLKYDVLILVKNSYLLSKGEIPNMFDTFPFFWSAILKSKLYTNIGLVKVVIQCLRLMPMAINFNEIKYNQANKDLASAKTQHNKGMEAICDLQNQIFSSFSLCDPENIKQIINDLDCAESVWGCIFTPLISQAALDFMNEVYNASGRLETFQECFSNNLKSSLVSININLANLTNLACYEPTPKAIRIVMDIIKALADPVDSSLLSSTTNCESEIISFWKNCWKFLIMVFQETFVWAGQFHLDELLEFARDTLDLSHLLLDSFRFIVDTIKEQTNKDISYEFFESFMNAFQHIIVWLKLGDLSLLNSCVALVIKGFDLASEENFKVQDQFVEQLWKYSKKVKGYNNKLSESQRMMLMTKARELNEVLVETMEGKESEQKYAQARAKVEPKLQPIDDEIQELRPEEFAKRTNKRQQTLEGFVSFTNKAPVAPAPKEVKGTQNLNSIRQKLQQSRSSISGPPKSHINPAPPRPAGFNSKKSPPSAPSVAIGRPLHALKKKTAADSESSSEDESDTDLTDLFVEGKAKKIAKITEVDMNLKTIDRNNLQKRRKQIDEAKMAKERMRLRLNVNLKPLYLSVLRWNYNSKSDFPSKDKSIYQEIKDTYKDVKEYVQVTEPLLMLECWSAMQSAKLTVDEKPFELLIGSRTSVDGFFDVFASMEKAVLQDRRIGDSDLVVLALKNESLQHEAEIRRYIKAEDTMTCLAKVQDTKYTNSDYCDVILRVYPSGPMMGALTPKSVVTGMKVMQMITIEREFSSLKGLQYYDLADSIISATPNKPIEIEEEDAEKMRKIYHVNDSQARAIMGTFKSEGFSLIQGPPGTGKTKTILGIVGYSLSQEKNKKVIDISESGSSPAPSDKAKILICAPSNAAVDELVLRLRDGVRNSSGEHMPLKVVRLGRSDAINSSVRDLTLEELVDKELQTKQTEVVIDPNIRLEHTKCINERDELRKRLATESLEDKDITELEEKIRAINKKRSELAKKLDEQREKASIANRTKEINRRNIQARILSEAQVLCSTLSGSAHDLVANLSVQFDQVIIDEACQCLELSAIIPLRYGCRKCIMVGDPNQLPPTVLSQAAASYNYEQSLFVRMQKNHPDSVYMLDVQYRMHPMISKFPSSEFYNSKLKDGDNMLELNTRPWHKDPPLTPYRFFDILGKHEKNELTRSLFNTDEAMVALQLTDKLMQIIPQDKFSGNVGIISPYKEQIRKIKEVFVRKYGKPILDEIDFNTVDGFQGQEKEIIIMSCVRASATGNVGFLSDVRRMNVALTRAKTTLWILGNKESLSRNEVWRKLLTDADERKCVTQAYPGFLNSSNPVLKRKEASVFIPPQEKYAKKQKVSNESERNVQKIRNSMTMPAYRVTNAGVLPSKTKPPNGNKNFNYQTKNSQPTNNAPKPYINQPKPQDDSKNVPTRSGTISKPVAASTPTPTSSGTLKPNKPADAERSTSKEFPTTPQNKSLQITVNSSIASVKSTDKTKKPTKSTMPSSSGVVKPPSNLFIPRKRPFAKK